From the genome of Biomphalaria glabrata chromosome 1, xgBioGlab47.1, whole genome shotgun sequence, one region includes:
- the LOC129922034 gene encoding uncharacterized protein LOC129922034, producing MARLNKRLAQLKQARMSRKLDLERVTGKSKTLVDLDKSSTSTTSSRSISSSTPSPTRSRSDSSSGHNITAAVEIENVSTEANKSEALASRSKSSKLHLDLNTRSKSKIIDIPKLDVDNLISTTPHTNRTIVEFDQLQALIQPLLCPGCNKSSLKLNSDEKCRKGLSVKLSINCETCRTVVSSNHTSGYSKENKRYSVNNSAVLSSILCGLGSYTFNKLCEHLDIPGMCKKNFLNITKLIYNKGDDIRQALELKTVDLIRRKHAEESGVSINEEDIIDIDVSYDGSWLTRGHTSHIGIGCVVDVLTGYVLDFHIVSTFCLVCQTTGRKIKEKSPSQYSEWFETHKPFCEINYTGSSAMMETHAAEVLWLRSVTKFKLRYTSMLSDGDAKSFKRVTELKPYGDIPIVKEECVNHVGKRMGSALRNLVADCSKKGTSLGGKGHGKLTQNTIKKLTLYYSRAIRKHKNVSDMQKAIMASLYHCLSTDKSPKHQLCPTGSGSWCFYNAAVAKNETPGPHSKLLCTPLNYKLLADHLKPIYKRLSEPALLQRCLLGATQNANESLHSKIWSTCDKKKFSSWNKVTFSVISSIYDFNFGFAASKIMKNILFCKNTFHAHRLGLSRQNQRLSGSAYKKSKVVMRRLQMRKDAKARRELELRDAEGPTYEAGQF from the exons atGGCTAGACTCAACAAAAGGCTAGCTCAATTGAAGCAAGCTCGAATGAGTcgcaaattagatctagaaagagtTACTGGTAAATCTAAGACTCTAGTcgatctagataaatctagtaCTTCCACAACAAGTTCTAGGTCTATATCTTCATCAACACCTAgcccaactagatctagatctgattcATCTTCTGGACATAATATTACGGCAGCAGTTGAAATTGAGAATGTGTCTACCGAAGCCAATAAAAGTGAGGCATtggcatctagatctaagtctagtaaaCTTCATTTAGATCTCAATACCAGgagtaaaagtaaaattattgaCATTCCCAAATTAGATGTTGATAATTTAATATCCACCACTCCACACACTAACAGAACAATAGTTGAATTTGACCAACTTCAGGCCCTTATACAGCCTTTACTTTGTCCTGGCTGCAATAAGtcttcattaaaattaaattctgaTGAAAAATGTCGCAAAGGCCTGTCTGTTAAACTTAGCATTAACTGTGAAACATGCAGGACAGTTGTAAGTAGCAACCATACATCAGgttattctaaagaaaataaaagatattcTGTTAACAATTCTGCAGTTCTATCATCAATCTTATGTGGATTAGGTTCCTACACATTTAACAAACTGTGTGAACATTTAGACATACCtggaatgtgtaaaaaaaactttctaaatATTACTAAACTAATTTACAATAAAGGTGATGATATCCGACAGGCCCTAGAACTTAAAACTGTTGACCTTATTCGTCGAAAGCATGCGGAGGAAAGTGGAGTTTCTATAAACGAAGAAGATATCATTGATATTGATGTCTCATATGATGGCTCGTGGCTAACCAGAGGACACACTTCACATATTGGAATTGGATGTGTTGTTGATGTGTTAACAGGATATGTTTTGGATTTCCACATagtttcaacattttgtttggtCTGTCAAACCACTGGCAGAAAGATTAAAGAAAAATCCCCATCACAGTATTCAGAATGGTTTGAAACACACAAGCCTTTTTGTGAAATCAACTACACAG GTTCATCAGCTATGATGGAAACACATGCCGCAGAGGTATTATGGCTGAGGTCAGTTACAAAATTTAAGCTTCGCTACACATCAATGTTATCTGATGGAGATGCTAAATCTTTCAAAAGAGTAACTGAACTTAAACCTTATGGTGACATTCCCATAGTAAAAGAAGAATGTGTCAACCATGTTGGTAAAAGGATGGGATCTGCACTTCGAAATTTAGTTGCTGATTGTAGCAAAAAAGGTACTTCTCTTGGAGGCAAAGGGCATGGTAAACTAACTCAAAACACTATAAAAAAGTTAACACTTTATTACTCTAGAGCCATTAGAAAGCATAAAAATGTTTCTGATATGCAGAAAGCTATAATGGCATCTCTTTATCATTGCTTGTCAACTGACAAATCACCGAAACATCAATTGTGTCCAACTGGATCTGGCTCGTGGTGCTTCTACAATGCTGCTGTTGCTAAAAATGAGACTCCTGGTCCACATAGCAAGCTTCTCTGCACTCCTCTAAATTATAAGCTACTAGCTGACCACTTAAAACCAATATATAAACGCCTCTCCGAGCCAGCCCTCTTACAACGTTGTTTGCTAGGTGCTACCCAAAACGCCAACGAGTCTTTGCATTCCAAGATTTGGAGTACTtgtgataaaaagaaattttcttcTTGGAACAAGGTAACATTTTCAGTGATATCCTCTATTTATGACTTTAACTTTGGATTTGCTGCttcaaaaataatgaaaaatattctGTTCTGCAAAAACACGTTTCATGCCCATCGTCTTGGTTTGAGTCGACAGAATCAACGATTAAGTGGGTCGgcgtataaaaaaagtaaagtggtCATGAGACGACTCCAGATGAGGAAAGATGCAAAAGCTCGAAGGGAACTTGAGTTAAGAGATGCAGAGGGACCTACTTATGAAGCAGGACAgttttag